From Scytonema millei VB511283:
GTCGGTGCTGGCGGCACAGTTAATTCAACTGTATGGGCTGCCTGCCCTAACTGGGGGAGCAATCATGTTGTTGCTCGATCTCACGATTGGTACGAGCTTCTTTACACCAGAGCGGGGTGGCAATCCCATCTTATACCAACACTTTTTCTGGTTTTACTCCCATCCGGCAGTCTATGTGATGATTCTGCCAGCATTTGGGATGTTTTCCGAAATTCTGCCCGTTCATGCCCGCAAACCCCTATTTGGCTATCGGGTGATTGCCGCATCATCTATTTTGATTACGGTTGTCAGTGGTTTGGTGTGGGTGCATCACATGTTTGCCAGTGCCACCCCCAGTTGGATGCGGATACTTTTCATGGTGACATCGATGCTGGTTGCCATTCCTTCTGGCATTAAAGTCTTTGGCTGGGTGGCAACGATTTGGGGTGGCAAGATTCGCTTCACCACGCCGATGCTATTTGCGCTCGGCGGTATTAGTAATTGGTTGTTTGCTGGAATTACTGGAATTTTTCTGGCTTCTGTGCCAATCGATATTCACGTCAACAACACTTACTTTGTGGTCGGACATTTCCATTACGTGCTGTATGGCGCGATCGTCATGGGCATTTATGCCGGAATCTATCACTGGTTTCCTAAAATGACCGGACGCATGTATTACGAAGGATTGGGCAAACTGCACTTTGCCTTGACCTACCTGGGAACGGCGTTGACCTTCCTGCCCATGCACCCCCTTGGATTGATGGGAATGCCCCGCCGTGTTGCATCCTACGACCTGGAATTTGCCTACTGGAATGTCATAGCAAGTATTGGCGGTTTTCTGTTAGGGCTGTCTACGCTACCATTTATTCTCAACATGGTAAGTTCTTGGATTCGGGGCGAGAAAGTAGGCAACAATCCGTGGCGGGCATATGGCTTAGAATGGCTCACCTCTTCACCACCGACTGTGGAAAACTTTGAAGAAACACCGCTCGTAGTTTCGGGTCCCTACGGCTACGGTAGGAACCAACCATTGGTAGGGAACATTCCCAATCCAGGCTTGACTGAATTTCCTGAATCTCTAACGCAGCAGCAAACATCATGACAGCAGAAAGAGCCATCGCGCAAGACGTTGAAACTAACGTTCGACAGCACCAAGAGCATGACGCAGCAGGCAATAGTAAGTTTGGCTTTATCGTGTTTCTGCTGT
This genomic window contains:
- the ctaD gene encoding cytochrome c oxidase subunit I, coding for MTNISIEAPEAVRGQPYPGAPDNWKRFFTFSTDHKVIGIQYIVTSFFFFLIGGTLSMVMRGELITPDADLVDRTVYNALFTMHGSIMLFMWTFPVLVGLGNYLVPLMIGARDMAFPRLNAVSFWMVPVVGILMLASFLVPGGPSQSGWWAYPPVSLQNPTGNLLNGQVLWILAVAISGVSSIMGGVNFVTTIFKMRSPGMTWFRTPAFVWSVLAAQLIQLYGLPALTGGAIMLLLDLTIGTSFFTPERGGNPILYQHFFWFYSHPAVYVMILPAFGMFSEILPVHARKPLFGYRVIAASSILITVVSGLVWVHHMFASATPSWMRILFMVTSMLVAIPSGIKVFGWVATIWGGKIRFTTPMLFALGGISNWLFAGITGIFLASVPIDIHVNNTYFVVGHFHYVLYGAIVMGIYAGIYHWFPKMTGRMYYEGLGKLHFALTYLGTALTFLPMHPLGLMGMPRRVASYDLEFAYWNVIASIGGFLLGLSTLPFILNMVSSWIRGEKVGNNPWRAYGLEWLTSSPPTVENFEETPLVVSGPYGYGRNQPLVGNIPNPGLTEFPESLTQQQTS